Genomic DNA from Theropithecus gelada isolate Dixy chromosome 1, Tgel_1.0, whole genome shotgun sequence:
CAGCCTGCTCCCTGGCCTCTGCGGCCCCAGATGATAATATCACATATCTAGTGCTTACCATGCATTGCTGTAATCATTCAGCCTCTTGGCAGCCCTATGAGACAGGTACTCTACTACTACCATTTCACAGGGGAGGAGACACTAGGTCCAAAGGGGTTAAGTCATTTGCCCAGTCATACAGCtcgtaagtggcagaactgggatttgaacctggttGTCTAGCTTGAGGGTCGGTGCTCTTTACTCTGATACCACCCTTCTTCTCGGCTTGGTGGGGAGGAGGAGTGTCAGGAAGGATGCTGATGCCCAGAAAATCACAGGTTCTGGCTTCTGCAACACACTTCCTACTCTCCCTTTGTCCTATACCTTCAAATGGAAGTTTGAGGGGCTGATTTGGACTGGACCTTTGATTATGAAGAGGCTTATCTGCTTTGTGGATCATCATTTAGGGAGGGAAAAAGTCTCAGCTGTCTTCGGGGATCATCTCCACCAGCGTATATGCTTCTGAGCTAGACATGGCAGGCAAAATTAGGAGGTGCCCCAGGGAAGCCAAGAGTGCCTTCCAAAGCCAAGAGGAAATGGTTTTTTGGCCTGTTCTTCCTAGCTGGGGTTTGATTACCCGGCCACTAGGTTGCTGCTTTGATGCCTCTCTACCCTTGGACATGCTAGAATTATAGCCCCTCCCCAGCAAGACAGCCCTCCTGCCTGGCCCCGGGGTCCCTCCAGAGCAGCCGTACCTGTGCCCGGGGTCCCAGGGCTCGCCCGAAGCCCTCTCTTCCGAGGGGCAGGCTCCTGACCCGGAAAGCTCCTTGGCGGTCCAGTGAGTGGGGGCGGGTGCTCCGGAGGCGTGCACGCTCGTGCCACCACTTGAGCTCCTCGGACACGGCAGCCTTACTGAGCCCCCGGCCTGCCGGGCTGTCCTTCAGGGAGGGCGTCCGCACAATGCGGCTGCGGGAGGGCACCAGCCGCTGGTAGCGCAGGGGAGTGCCCTCCTCCTCATAGGCGGGGCCCGGGGCTGGGCGGCACAGCTCCCACTCGCCAGGCGGCAGGGGGCTCTCAGCCACCACCACGTACCGCCCCGCCGGGAAATAGCCAGGTGGCAGCAGTAGCTTGGGGTGGTGGGCGACCAGCTCTCTGCTGCCGGCTGGGCCCCAGGCCCCGCGGTGACGATGGGTCttgggaggggagagaggctgCAGAAAGGAGATGTCGGGGCTGCTGCTGCCCggtgaggtggggtgggagaTGCTGGAGATGTCAGAGCCACTGTCTTCTGAGCAGGAGTGGCAGGAGGCGTGGGGCAGCGGGGGCTTGGTCGCGGGAAAGCAGGACTCTGGCACTGTCACCGTGTAGTGAGTGGGGCGGCGGCGGGGAAAGGCGCTGCGACCTCGGCCCTCAGGACCCGCCCGGAAGGAATCCACCctgaagagggaaagagaggcaTTCTGAGTGTGGGGGTCAGAAACTCTACGCTGGGGTTGGGGTAGGAGGTGGGGTTAAAACAGGTGAGTCCTGCTCTACCTCAAGACCCAAGCATGGCCCTCCTGCAAGGGTCTTAGGTCAAACCTCCCAAAGCAAACCAACAAACCATCTGCTGGGCTGTGTGGGTGCAACGCATTCCCTCACTGTGTGCAGATGTGTACCTGCTGCATTCACAAGCTTGTGATTCATGTAAAGTGTGCTACATCAAGTAGCACATTAAGTACTCTTTTAAAAGTACTACATTAAGTACTTTCAGCTGAGGTACACCGTGTCCAGTGGCAGATCATCCACAGCATCTATTCGGTAGGCACTGCCAGGTACCTGACTTGAACGCGTAAAAGCTGTCATGTGGTACCCAGAGCAGTTACATGCAGCCCAGGACCGGCAGGGGCTGAAATCCAGCCTTCGCTTCACTCTGCTAATGCACCCAGGTATGGGGCTCTGTCCCCCTTTTTCCTAATTTGCACAAAGGCATGGTTTGTAAAATGGCCCTGGTAGCAcgtaaaatataaaatctattgctgtgtggtggcggatgcctgtaatcctagctactcaggaagttgacgcaggagaatcacttgaacccaagaggcggaggttgcagtgagccaagattgcgccactgtactccagcctggatgaaggagcaagactccacctcaaaaaaaaaaaaaattaaaaactaaataaaatccATTGCTTTACTTGAGAGCAGTTGTCCCAAGCTGCCCCCAGTTCAGTGCTGCCTGACCAGCAAATTTAAGCTGACGGAGAATTCAGCAATACTTTCATGGTGCCCCAGTCCCCCCATGGTATGGCCAATACTGCCTGTCAACACTTAACCATTTAAACTATTACCAAGTAGCAGATGACTTAGAAAGTAACATACAATCAATTCTCATTATTTGCAGATTCAGTATTTGTAATTTTCCTAGTtgctaaactttatttttaatcccCAAAGCAATATACACAGTGCTTTCATGGTCATTCTTGGACACTGCAGAAGAGTGACAAATTTGAGTCTCTTTAAGTTTCAGTTGAGGTTAAACGAGGCCATGTTCTGCCCTCATGTTTCAGTTCTCATGCTGTAAGCACACAGTGTCCTTTTTGTGGCATATttatgtagtgtgtgtgtttttgctttGATTGGTGATtctgctgtttaaaatggccccagATACAGTGCTGAAGTGCTATCTACTGTTCCTCCCTAAGGCATACTGGGAAAAGGCTATGGTGTGCCTTATGGAGAAACTATGTGTGCTAGGTAAGGTTCATCCGGGTATGAGTTAGAGTGCCGTTGGCCATGAGTTAATGGATCAACAACCCATATTAAGTAAGGTGTCCTTAAGCAGAAACTCACATAACACAAGGTTATATATTAATCAGTTGATGCAAAATGGGACTAAaggctcacaggaacctaacCCTATATTTCCCCAGGGGAAATACAGTACTTGCTAATTCAGGATTTGCgtcaatttttctttatagaacataactaccacaaataatgagaatcaactgtGCATCAACTGGAAAAGTGAATTGCCTATTGTCAGTGATCAATAATTACTAGCAAGAGGAAACATGGCAAGGGTAGAAAATTTGAATCAAGTTATGCAAAAAGACAAAACTAGAGTCTTTGGAAGAAAACAACTTGCTTCATGGATGGCCTTTGGCTTTGCAGGTGGCAGTGTAGTCTCTGTCAAGAGACGCCCCAAGAAGAGATCCTAAGAGAAGCCAAGGCACTAGCCATGTGTCACCCAGGGTTGTCCCACCTGTGTCCTGGGAGCTCCCACCCTTCAACTATAAGCTCTGAGTGGGTCCCCCATCTCTCTGGGGAAGCTGTCTCTTACCTCAGAGACTGCGACTGGCCCCTCCTCCCCTGCATCTCGGGGGTGGCTGGGGCACTGGTGCGGCCCTGCCACTGGCCACGAACACCACGGATGGGAACCATGTGGTAGGAGGCAGGCTCCAGAAGCCACAGGCTGGAGGCACTGGGCCCATCCTGTGGCGTGGTGGCTGGGCTGCTGCAGAAGGATTAGAGACAGTTCAGTGGCAGGAATGCCTCCATTCAGGAGCTCAAGAGGTGCAGAAGAATGGGGATGCAGTGGAAGGGGCTCCCAAAGTTAGTGGGGCAAACTGCCAGCACCCTTGGGGAACTACCAAGGCTCATGCTTCCATCCCACTGCTGCAGGAGCTCTCTCCTCCACCTTTCCACTCTTCCATCCACCCAGCCTATGGCCGTCCCCAGCACAGCTCCCACCAACTCCCagccctccccttctcccttccctccccgaTCCTGACCTGGATTCGCTCCAGGGCTCAGAAGATTTCCTGGGCTTCTCATAGgggtggtccaggctggtctccttcCAGGGGCTGTTCTGGACTGGAGCCCGTTCCGGGCCCCCAGGCTCAGGTTCTGTTGGCTGCAGACCCTCAAGGGTTTGGGGTGGGAGAGGCCGAGAAGGTGGGGCTGGGGACTCTGGAGGAGGTTTTGGCACTTGGGATTCCTCTGCAGGAGTAAAAGTAACCTGGTAaggccagaggctgggggaaCCGGCCCAACAAGAACCTCCACAAACCATAGCCcatgcctccctctccctcccatgCTGGCTTGTGCGGCTGCTCCAGGCCATGGCTCCAGCCCTAGATGCTCaaacatgttttcttctttgggaCTTACTCCTTCCCACACAGCACTATTTTATGTCTTTCTGCTTCAAGAAGACTCCTGGGTTGTCTCTCTTGGGCTTACAGTGCTCCACTTTCTAACCTTTGTTCCTGGTACCATGTCTGCAGTTATCTTTTGTTTACCTATTTTTCTTGTTCCTGCCATGCCCATATGGCCTATTTCCTTATTGGCTTGGGCACTCCCCTGGGCAGGACTGTAACAGCTTCTCGATCCACCTTGACCCTGGCATCCTCATGGTTTGTACACAGGGTTCTTAATCTATAGACTTGTGTTTCCTCCCCCAGTGCTCCCTTCCTTTCAAAACTGGCAATGATTGTGGGCAGATTGCTCTTTGGCTCTGACTGGTGCATCTTGAAATCAAATCCCAGGGTGAAGGAGGGACATCTGGGGTTGATCAGTTCTCTTGGAGTTCACCTTTCCTTTCCCTGTAAAAATAATGAGCTTCCAGAATGGGAGATCAGCACATTCCCCATCTTCAACTGAGCATGTGCAAGGGCACATGGAAATCGACATGAGGTCCAAGCGGAAATCCTAAGCCTGGCACCCTGGCCTTCACTCCTACTTAAATTCCATACCAGAAAACTACCCAAACCCCATGGTCTTGCAGTAGGAGTCCAGCCTTGACAAAAGGCCCCCAAACGTCCTTCTCACCTTCCTCCAGGAGGAGCCCATCTGACAGGGAGCTGTCATCAGAGGCACTGAGCTCTGGGAAAGacaaaggggagagaagagaaggaagtgaagaaatgaacaaacagatATGAGTAACCAGTAGTGCTGAGCAGCTCAGGCCTGATCACTCCCCCAGGACAGCATCTGTTATGAGGAAATACCCACTGTATGCTAAATACACATTgggagtgaatttttttttttttttctgagacagggtcttaccctgttgaccaggctggagtacagtagtgtgatcatggctcactgcagccttgacctcccaggctcaagagatcctcctacctcagcctcacaagtagctgagaacACAGGGGCATGCCAGCACATCcagctaaattattttattttttgtagagaagaggtattgctgtcttgcccaggctggtcttgaactcctaggctcaagtgatcatcctgccttggcctcccaaagtgctgggattataggcgtgagccactgcacctggcctggctgTAAACTTATTACatggaagtagaaaaaaatagaaggcaGAGGCTAGGAGACAAGAAATGTGATTTTAATCCTGACTCTGATATTAGCTCTGCAACTTTGAATAAACGATTTCAATGctctagacctcagtttccccacctgtcaaaaaaaaaaaaagatgtcctcTGGCAGGGCTTCTTGGCAGtggaaaggaaagacagagagtCATTTTAGAAGCCCTTGGGATAAAAAGAATttcatggccaggcgtggtggttcatgcctgtaatcccagcattttaggcggccaaggcagtggatggcttaagcccaggagttcaagacccacctgggcaagatggtgaaatctggtctctacaagaaatatgagaattagctaggcatgatggtgagtgcctgtagtcccagctactcaggaaggtgagatgggaagatcacttgaggctgggaggttgaagctgcagtgagccgtgatcacaccaccacactccagcctgggaaacagagtgagaccctgtctcaaatttaaaaaagggAATTTCACTCTAATTTGTGTATAATCATCTCACATCACAAATACAATTCAAAGATCCCAATGTGAGACCTGCTGCGTTACCAACAACAAGAGCAACGCAAGATAGGAATTTGAATTTAAGATAGGTCTGGCCAGCTGGCCCCATGGAAGGTTCTTCAGTTGGTGATCTGGCAAGTCACCTGAAGGTAATGTAGTGTGACTTTTCTGCATGGTATAGCAGCACTTGTTACCTAGGAAATCAGAGGGAACTCATTTTTGCTATTGCCCTTGAACAAACTTAAgccttcagaattttttttttttttttgagatggagtcttattctgtcacctaggctggagtgcagtggcgtgatcttgactcactgcaacctctgcctcccaggatcaggtgattctcctgcctcagcctcccgagtagctgggattataggcacccaccactatggctggctaatttttgtatttttagtagagacagggttttaccaggttggccaggctggtcttgaacttctgacctcaggtgatccacccgcctcaacctcccaaagtgctgggattacaggcgtgagctaccacacccggtcAAGTCTTCAGATCTTAAGAATAAGCCTAAAGTGACCTGGATGGAACTAACGAAACTTTTGCAACTGTGTTTGagaatgaagatgaggaaaaagtaATAATTGCTAATGTTTCTACTGTGccaatacatttctaaatacagcactttatatatattaattcagGTAATTCTCATAA
This window encodes:
- the INAVA gene encoding innate immunity activator protein isoform X1, with translation MPQGTDVLGSLTFGMLQMPKLNEIPPGRAGRGEGRWPGQTGPEAARLERRAQGQAGGARAPWDSWGNSRLPTHPGPGWSRYPPSLLCAFSFQKSTMESKDEVSDTDSGIILQSGPDSPVSPMKELAHAVHKQQRALEARLEACLEELRRLCLREAELTGTLPAEYPLKPGEKAPKVRRRIGAAYKLDDWALHREDPLSSLERQLALQLQITEAARRLCLEENLSRQARRQRKHSMLQEEKKLQELQRCLVERRRNSEPPPAAALPLGRELSASDDSSLSDGLLLEEEESQVPKPPPESPAPPSRPLPPQTLEGLQPTEPEPGGPERAPVQNSPWKETSLDHPYEKPRKSSEPWSESSSPATTPQDGPSASSLWLLEPASYHMVPIRGVRGQWQGRTSAPATPEMQGRRGQSQSLRVDSFRAGPEGRGRSAFPRRRPTHYTVTVPESCFPATKPPLPHASCHSCSEDSGSDISSISHPTSPGSSSPDISFLQPLSPPKTHRHRGAWGPAGSRELVAHHPKLLLPPGYFPAGRYVVVAESPLPPGEWELCRPAPGPAYEEEGTPLRYQRLVPSRSRIVRTPSLKDSPAGRGLSKAAVSEELKWWHERARLRSTRPHSLDRQGAFRVRSLPLGREGFGRALGPRAQVPTVCVLRRSPDGAPVQVFVPEKGEIISQV
- the INAVA gene encoding innate immunity activator protein isoform X2 codes for the protein MKGGTGTKREASSRLGCGNWRRRGCPAARASESGAKGTALPLERLLPQLAHPCGWGNSRLPTHPGPGWSRYPPSLLCAFSFQKSTMESKDEVSDTDSGIILQSGPDSPVSPMKELAHAVHKQQRALEARLEACLEELRRLCLREAELTGTLPAEYPLKPGEKAPKVRRRIGAAYKLDDWALHREDPLSSLERQLALQLQITEAARRLCLEENLSRQARRQRKHSMLQEEKKLQELQRCLVERRRNSEPPPAAALPLGRELSASDDSSLSDGLLLEEEESQVPKPPPESPAPPSRPLPPQTLEGLQPTEPEPGGPERAPVQNSPWKETSLDHPYEKPRKSSEPWSESSSPATTPQDGPSASSLWLLEPASYHMVPIRGVRGQWQGRTSAPATPEMQGRRGQSQSLRVDSFRAGPEGRGRSAFPRRRPTHYTVTVPESCFPATKPPLPHASCHSCSEDSGSDISSISHPTSPGSSSPDISFLQPLSPPKTHRHRGAWGPAGSRELVAHHPKLLLPPGYFPAGRYVVVAESPLPPGEWELCRPAPGPAYEEEGTPLRYQRLVPSRSRIVRTPSLKDSPAGRGLSKAAVSEELKWWHERARLRSTRPHSLDRQGAFRVRSLPLGREGFGRALGPRAQVPTVCVLRRSPDGAPVQVFVPEKGEIISQV
- the INAVA gene encoding innate immunity activator protein isoform X3 translates to MESKDEVSDTDSGIILQSGPDSPVSPMKELAHAVHKQQRALEARLEACLEELRRLCLREAELTGTLPAEYPLKPGEKAPKVRRRIGAAYKLDDWALHREDPLSSLERQLALQLQITEAARRLCLEENLSRQARRQRKHSMLQEEKKLQELQRCLVERRRNSEPPPAAALPLGRELSASDDSSLSDGLLLEEEESQVPKPPPESPAPPSRPLPPQTLEGLQPTEPEPGGPERAPVQNSPWKETSLDHPYEKPRKSSEPWSESSSPATTPQDGPSASSLWLLEPASYHMVPIRGVRGQWQGRTSAPATPEMQGRRGQSQSLRVDSFRAGPEGRGRSAFPRRRPTHYTVTVPESCFPATKPPLPHASCHSCSEDSGSDISSISHPTSPGSSSPDISFLQPLSPPKTHRHRGAWGPAGSRELVAHHPKLLLPPGYFPAGRYVVVAESPLPPGEWELCRPAPGPAYEEEGTPLRYQRLVPSRSRIVRTPSLKDSPAGRGLSKAAVSEELKWWHERARLRSTRPHSLDRQGAFRVRSLPLGREGFGRALGPRAQVPTVCVLRRSPDGAPVQVFVPEKGEIISQV